One genomic region from Zalophus californianus isolate mZalCal1 chromosome 2, mZalCal1.pri.v2, whole genome shotgun sequence encodes:
- the GLRB gene encoding glycine receptor subunit beta isoform X4: MDYRVNIFLRQKWNDPRLKLPSDFRGSDALTVDPTMYKCLWKPDLFFANEKSANFHDVTQENILLFIFRDGDVLVSMRLSITLSCPLDLTLFPMDTQRCKMQLESFGYTTDDLRFIWQSGDPVQLEKIALPQFDIKKEDIEYGNCTKYYKGTGYYTCVEVIFTLRRQVGFYMMGVYAPTLLIVVLSWLSFWINPDASAARVPLGIFSVLSLASECTTLAAELPKVSYVKALDVWLIACLLFGFASLVEYAVVQVMLNNPKRVEAEKARIAKAEQADGKGGNAAKKNTVNGTGTPVHISTLQVGETRCKKVCTSKSDLRSNDFSIVGSLPRDFELSNYDCYGKPIEVNNGLGKSQAKNNKKPPPAKPVIPTAAKRIDLYARALFPFCFLFFNVIYWSIYL, translated from the exons gactaTAGAGTTAACATTTTCTTGAGACAGAAATGGAATGATCCCAGGCTGAAGCTCCCTAGTGATTTTCGGGGCTCGGATGCACTGACGGTGGATCCCACAATGTACAAATGTCTGTGGAAACCTGACTTATTTTTTGCAAACGAAAAAAGTGCCAATTTTCATGATGTGACCCAGGAAAAtatccttctctttatttttcgtGATGGAGATGTTCTTGTCAGCATGAG GTTATCTATTACTCTTTCATGCCCTTTGGACTTGACCTTGTTTCCGATGGATACCCAACGTTGCAAGATGCAACTGGAGAGCT TTGGCTACACAACTGATGATTTACGATTTATCTGGCAGTCAGGAGATCCTGTTCAGTTAGAAAAAATTGCCTTGCCTCAGTTTgatattaaaaaggaagatattGAATATGGTAACTGTACAAAATACTATAAAGGCACTG GGTACTACACCTGTGTGGAAGTCATCTTCACCCTGAGGAGGCAGGTCGGTTTTTACATGATGGGGGTCTATGCCCCAACCCTGCTGATAGTGGTTCTCTCCTGGCTCTCCTTCTGGATCAACCCAGATGCAAGTGCTGCCAGAGTGCCCCTGG GTATCTTCTCGGTACTCAGCTTGGCCTCCGAGTGTACAACACTTGCTGCTGAACTTCCCAAAGTATCCTACGTGAAGGCTCTTGATGTATGGCTCATTGCTTGTCTTCTTTTTGGGTTTGCTTCACTGGTGGAGTATGCTGTCGTCCAGGTGATGTTGAATAACCCCAAAAGAGTTGAAGCAGAAAAAGCCAGAATTGCTAAGGCTGAGCAAGCAGATGGGAAAGGTGGAAATGCTGCTAAAAAGAATACTGTGAATGGTACAGGGACTCCTGTTCACATTAGCACTTTGCAG GTTGGAGAGACGAGATGCAAAAAGGTTTGCACTTCCAAGTCTGACCTGAGGTCTAATGACTTCAGCATTGTTGGAAGCTTACCAAGAGATTTTGAATTATCCAATTATGACTGTTATGGAAAACCTATTGAAGTCAACAATGGGCTTGGGAAATCTCAGGCAAAGAACAACAAGAAGCCGCCCCCTGCCAAACCTGTTATTCCAACAGCAGCAAAGCGAATTGATCTTTATGCAAGAGCATTGTTTCCTTTCTGCTTCTTGTTCTTCAATGTTATATATTGGTCTATATATTTATGA